From a single Callithrix jacchus isolate 240 chromosome 5, calJac240_pri, whole genome shotgun sequence genomic region:
- the LOC108591038 gene encoding protein SET — protein sequence MAPKRQSPFPPQKKKPRPPPAQGLDETSASAGLPKKGEKEQQEAIEHIDEVQNEIDRLNEQASEEILKVEQKYNKLRQPFFQKRSELIAKIPNFWVTTFVNHPQVSALLGEEDEEALHYLTRVEVTEFEDIKSGYRIDFYFDENPYFENKVLSKEFHLNESGDPSSKSTEIKWKSGKDLTKRSSQTQNKASRKRQHEEPESFFTWFTDHSDAGADELGEVIKDDIWPNPLQYYLVPDMDDEEGEGEEDDDDDDEEEEGLEDIDEEGDEDEGKEDEDDNEGEEREEDEGEDD from the coding sequence ATGGCCCCCAAACGCCAGTCTCCTTTCCCGcctcaaaagaagaaaccaagacCACCTCCTGCTCAGGGACTGGATGAGACATCGGCCTCTGCAGGCTTGccgaagaagggagaaaaagaacagcaagaaGCAATTGAACACATTGATGAAGTACAAAATGAAATAGACAGACTTAATGAACAAGCCAGTGAGGAGATTTTGAAAGTAGAACAGAAATATAACAAACTCCGCCAACCATTTTTTCAGAAGAGGTCAGAATTGATCGCCAAAATCCCAAATTTTTGGGTAACAACATTTGTCAACCATCCACAAGTGTCTGCACTGCTTGGGGAGGAGGACGAAGAAGCACTGCATTATTTGACCAGAGTTGAAGTGACAGAATTTGAAGATATTAAATCAGGTTacagaatagatttttattttgatgaaaatccttactttgaaaataaagttctcTCCAAAGAATTTCATCTGAATGAGAGTGGTGATCCATCTTCAAAGTCCACtgaaatcaaatggaaatctGGAAAGGATTTGACGAAACGTTCAAGTCAAACGCAGAATAAAGCCAGCAGGAAGAGGCAGCATGAGGAACCAGAGAGCTTCTTTACCTGGTTTACTGACCATTCTGATGCAGGTGCTGATGAATTAGGAGAGGTCATCAAAGATGATATTTGGCCAAACCCATTACAATACTACTTGGTTCCTGATATGGAtgatgaagaaggagaaggagaagaagatgatgatgatgatgatgaagaggaagaaggattAGAAGACATTGATGAAGAAGGGGATGAGGATGAAGgcaaagaagatgaagatgataatgaaggggaggaaagagaggaggatGAAGGAGAAGATGACTAA